The following coding sequences lie in one Nitratireductor mangrovi genomic window:
- a CDS encoding TRAP transporter substrate-binding protein → MTTLKKIIISAAAFGAMTAMSFAQDVTLRLHQMLPPQATIPAKALTPWAEKVQAESNGRIKIDLFHAMSLGGKPPELYDQAKDGVVDLIWTVIGYTPGRFPATEAFELPFMMTTGEATSRAFQEYCEKHCMDEFAGVKVIAWHAHGPGLIHSKNPVNKLEDMNGIKIRGGSRVINQMLEKLGATPVGMPVPAVSEALSKGVIDATTIPWEVTPALKVSELVKNHTGFSGKNGLYTLTFVFAMNQDAYDKLPDDLKAVIDANSGMEAAAMLGRTMDQGDEIGLSIAQKLNNNIITLDEAETQRWKDAATPLIEAWQAEMDAKGLDGKALVEEARALVEKHSAGM, encoded by the coding sequence ATGACCACCCTGAAGAAGATCATCATATCCGCTGCCGCCTTCGGCGCAATGACTGCAATGTCGTTCGCACAGGACGTGACACTGCGGCTTCACCAGATGCTGCCGCCGCAGGCGACCATTCCGGCCAAGGCGCTGACGCCCTGGGCCGAAAAGGTTCAGGCCGAATCGAACGGCCGCATCAAGATCGACCTGTTCCACGCCATGTCGCTCGGCGGCAAGCCGCCGGAACTCTACGACCAGGCAAAGGACGGCGTGGTCGATCTGATCTGGACCGTCATCGGCTACACGCCGGGCCGCTTTCCGGCCACCGAAGCCTTCGAGTTGCCTTTCATGATGACGACTGGGGAGGCGACTTCGCGCGCCTTCCAGGAGTATTGTGAAAAGCATTGCATGGACGAGTTCGCCGGCGTGAAGGTCATCGCCTGGCACGCCCACGGCCCCGGACTGATCCACTCCAAGAACCCGGTCAACAAGCTCGAGGACATGAACGGCATCAAGATCCGCGGCGGCTCGCGCGTCATCAACCAGATGCTGGAGAAGCTGGGCGCAACGCCGGTCGGCATGCCGGTGCCGGCGGTTTCGGAAGCCCTGTCGAAGGGCGTCATCGACGCCACGACCATTCCCTGGGAGGTGACACCGGCGCTCAAGGTCAGCGAACTGGTTAAGAACCACACCGGCTTTTCGGGCAAGAACGGCCTTTACACGCTGACCTTCGTGTTCGCCATGAACCAGGATGCCTATGACAAGCTGCCCGACGACCTGAAGGCGGTGATCGATGCCAATTCCGGCATGGAGGCCGCGGCCATGCTCGGCCGGACCATGGATCAGGGCGACGAGATCGGGTTGTCGATCGCGCAAAAGCTCAACAACAACATCATTACCCTCGACGAAGCCGAAACCCAGCGCTGGAAAGATGCGGCGACGCCGCTGATCGAGGCCTGGCAGGCCGAGATGGACGCCAAGGGCCTCGACGGCAAGGCGCTGGTCGAGGAAGCGCGCGCGCTGGTCGAAAAGCACTCCGCCGGCATGTGA
- a CDS encoding helix-turn-helix transcriptional regulator has product MTDREDTLRELAFEHAPVGIVLTENRVIRACNITFAEMFGYARHELVDQLFVILYPSFEEFVRIRDVGVEPLRTTNRYSDERIMARKDKSLFWCRVRGHSFTREEPLARAVWTFADLSASRPVMRLTTRERQIVMHLGEGRTSKEIARLLSISPRTVEAHRARLLKKFHAANVAELLASLSGMPH; this is encoded by the coding sequence ATGACGGACCGCGAAGACACGCTTCGGGAGCTCGCCTTCGAACACGCGCCGGTGGGCATCGTGCTGACCGAAAACCGGGTCATCCGGGCCTGCAACATCACCTTCGCCGAGATGTTCGGCTATGCCCGGCACGAGCTTGTCGACCAGCTGTTCGTGATTCTCTATCCGTCCTTCGAGGAGTTCGTGCGCATCCGCGACGTGGGCGTCGAGCCGCTCAGGACGACGAACCGCTATTCCGACGAGCGCATCATGGCACGCAAGGACAAGAGCCTGTTCTGGTGCCGGGTGCGCGGCCATTCCTTCACTCGCGAGGAGCCGCTGGCGCGCGCGGTCTGGACCTTCGCCGACCTTTCGGCCTCGCGCCCGGTGATGCGGCTGACGACGCGCGAACGCCAGATCGTCATGCATCTGGGCGAAGGCCGCACCAGCAAGGAGATCGCGCGGCTGCTGTCGATATCACCGCGCACGGTGGAAGCGCACCGGGCACGGCTTCTGAAGAAATTCCACGCCGCCAATGTTGCCGAGCTGCTCGCGAGCTTGAGCGGCATGCCGCATTGA
- a CDS encoding AMP-binding protein → MNLAEWLVRSAAMRPDEPALLRGTSVVRDYRGFASRAASLGHALRARLGIAPGDRVAIFAANSTEYLEAFYGIWFAGAVAVPVNAKLHPREAAWILEDSGAKLAFVSENLGNDLTPQMPASCREMIDLGSAEFTSACASDSLSAPVSRGRDDMAWLFYTSGTTGKPKGVMITHGNVHAMALSYFVDVDPVFSSDAAYYAAPMSHGAGLYNVQHVLKGARHVVPESAGFDPAEIFEDAARLRDVHMFAAPTMVRRLVDAAKAAGIDGDGIRTIVYGGGPMYLADIVEAVDVMGPRFCQIYGQGESPMTITALARDLVASRSHPRWRERLASVGIAQSCVEVRVVDAEGRDMPAGETGEVVVRGAPVMRGYWQNSVATAATLRDGWLWTGDMGALDSDGFLTLKDRSRDVIISGGANIYPREVEEALLSHPDVHEVSVVGEPDPEWGEAVIAFVVARPGTSPSEKLLDGHCLDRIARFKRPKTYRFVEALPKNNYGKVLKTELRTMLAARPHREDA, encoded by the coding sequence ATGAACCTGGCCGAATGGCTGGTCAGAAGCGCGGCCATGCGCCCGGATGAACCGGCGCTGCTGCGCGGCACGTCCGTGGTGCGGGACTATCGCGGTTTCGCGTCACGCGCCGCCAGCCTCGGCCATGCGCTCCGTGCCCGTTTGGGGATTGCGCCGGGTGACCGCGTCGCAATATTCGCCGCCAATTCGACCGAATATCTGGAGGCCTTCTACGGTATCTGGTTCGCCGGCGCCGTGGCGGTACCCGTCAACGCCAAGCTGCATCCGCGCGAGGCAGCGTGGATTCTCGAGGACTCCGGCGCCAAGCTTGCCTTCGTCTCCGAAAATCTCGGCAACGATCTGACGCCGCAGATGCCGGCTAGCTGCCGCGAAATGATCGATCTTGGCTCGGCCGAGTTCACTTCAGCCTGCGCAAGCGACTCGCTGTCAGCGCCGGTATCGCGCGGCCGCGACGACATGGCGTGGCTGTTCTACACCTCCGGCACCACCGGCAAGCCGAAAGGTGTCATGATCACCCATGGCAATGTCCACGCCATGGCCCTTTCCTACTTTGTCGACGTCGATCCCGTCTTTTCGAGCGACGCGGCCTACTATGCCGCGCCGATGAGCCATGGCGCTGGGCTCTACAACGTCCAGCACGTGCTGAAGGGGGCCCGCCACGTTGTGCCTGAATCCGCCGGTTTCGACCCGGCCGAAATCTTCGAGGACGCCGCCAGGTTGCGCGACGTGCACATGTTCGCGGCACCCACCATGGTGCGCCGTCTGGTCGACGCCGCCAAGGCCGCGGGCATAGATGGCGACGGCATCCGCACCATCGTCTATGGCGGCGGGCCGATGTATCTCGCCGACATCGTCGAAGCGGTCGACGTCATGGGGCCGCGCTTCTGCCAGATCTACGGTCAGGGCGAGAGCCCGATGACGATCACCGCGCTTGCGCGCGATCTCGTCGCTAGCCGCTCCCACCCGCGCTGGCGGGAGCGCCTTGCCTCGGTCGGCATCGCGCAATCCTGCGTGGAGGTCCGCGTCGTCGATGCCGAAGGCCGCGACATGCCTGCAGGCGAGACCGGCGAGGTCGTGGTGCGCGGCGCGCCCGTCATGCGCGGCTACTGGCAAAATTCGGTGGCCACCGCCGCCACTCTGCGCGATGGCTGGCTCTGGACCGGCGACATGGGCGCGCTCGACTCCGACGGTTTCCTGACGCTCAAGGATCGCTCCAGGGACGTCATCATCTCCGGCGGCGCCAACATCTATCCGCGCGAGGTGGAGGAGGCGCTGCTGTCCCATCCGGACGTTCACGAGGTTTCGGTCGTCGGCGAGCCCGATCCCGAATGGGGTGAGGCCGTCATTGCCTTCGTCGTCGCTCGACCGGGGACCTCGCCGTCCGAAAAGCTCCTCGACGGCCATTGCCTTGACCGTATCGCCCGCTTCAAGCGGCCGAAGACCTATCGTTTTGTCGAGGCGCTGCCCAAGAACAATTACGGCAAGGTGCTGAAGACCGAGCTGCGCACCATGCTGGCCGCGCGGCCGCACCGGGAGGACGCTTGA
- a CDS encoding substrate-binding domain-containing protein: protein MKRLLSALTVATALAVGGLSGALAQDGPVKIALIHGLSGSPLEAFSKQTTNGFNLGLEYATGGSMEVKGRKIEVIEKDTQFKPDVARSVLAEAYGDDEVLIAVGGTSSGVTTAMLPIAAEYERILLVEPAVADSLTGPDSNRYVFKTSRNSSMDMQAQALALKPDANLSVATLAEDYAFGKDGIAAFKKALEGTGATVVAEEYVPLKTTDYTATIERLFNALKDKEGRKVVLIYVAGSGDPMGALVSADPSRYGIEISTGGHILPVLPTYKRVPGMEGAIYYYYENPKNEINDWLVKEHQDRFGSPPDFFTAGGMAAALAIVKALETAEDWETETLISTMEGMSWETPKGTMMFRPEDHQALQSMYHFKIKVDDNVDWAIPELVREIKPEEMDIPIGRNNQE, encoded by the coding sequence ATGAAAAGACTTCTATCGGCACTAACGGTTGCCACGGCGCTCGCCGTCGGCGGTCTCTCCGGCGCGCTGGCGCAGGACGGGCCGGTCAAGATCGCCCTGATCCATGGCCTTTCGGGCTCGCCGCTCGAGGCGTTCTCGAAGCAGACCACCAACGGCTTCAACCTCGGCCTCGAATACGCCACCGGCGGTTCGATGGAGGTCAAGGGCCGCAAGATCGAGGTGATCGAGAAGGACACCCAGTTCAAGCCAGACGTCGCACGTTCGGTGCTCGCCGAAGCCTATGGCGACGACGAGGTGCTGATCGCCGTCGGCGGCACGTCTTCGGGCGTGACCACGGCAATGTTGCCGATCGCCGCCGAATATGAACGCATTCTTCTGGTCGAGCCGGCCGTCGCCGACTCCCTCACCGGCCCGGATTCCAACCGCTACGTGTTCAAGACCTCGCGCAATTCGTCGATGGACATGCAGGCCCAGGCATTGGCCCTGAAGCCGGACGCGAACCTCAGTGTCGCGACGCTCGCCGAGGACTATGCCTTCGGCAAGGACGGTATCGCCGCTTTCAAGAAGGCGCTCGAGGGCACCGGCGCGACGGTCGTCGCCGAGGAATATGTGCCGCTCAAGACTACGGATTACACGGCCACCATCGAGCGCCTGTTCAACGCGCTCAAGGACAAGGAAGGCCGCAAGGTCGTGCTGATCTACGTCGCCGGCTCCGGTGACCCGATGGGCGCACTGGTCTCGGCCGATCCGTCCCGCTACGGCATCGAGATCTCGACCGGTGGCCACATCCTGCCGGTGCTGCCGACCTACAAGCGCGTGCCCGGCATGGAAGGCGCGATCTACTATTACTATGAAAACCCGAAGAACGAGATCAACGACTGGCTGGTCAAGGAACACCAGGATCGCTTCGGTTCGCCTCCGGACTTCTTCACGGCCGGCGGCATGGCGGCCGCACTCGCCATCGTCAAGGCGCTGGAAACCGCCGAGGACTGGGAGACCGAAACCCTGATCTCGACCATGGAAGGCATGAGCTGGGAGACGCCGAAGGGCACGATGATGTTCCGCCCCGAGGATCATCAGGCGCTGCAGTCCATGTACCACTTCAAGATCAAGGTCGACGACAATGTCGACTGGGCGATCCCCGAGCTGGTCCGCGAGATCAAGCCGGAGGAGATGGATATCCCGATCGGCCGGAACAACCAGGAATAG
- a CDS encoding ABC transporter ATP-binding protein: MPGPSLHTENLTIRFGGHTAVDNVTCAFRPGELTVIVGPNGAGKTTWFNLVSGQLRPSEGRIFKDGQDITGLAPSARAKAGIGRAFQLTNLFPRLSVLENVRLAVQARQGAGPSIMRRAAALHDVRAEAARHLESARLAAVADYPAAALPHGDQRKLEVAMLVAMQPDIYMFDEPTAGMSVDEAPAILDLIAEIKKDTSKTVLLVEHKMDVVRALADRIVVLHNGELVADGKPDEVMALDIVREIYLGVGADEEAA, encoded by the coding sequence ATGCCTGGCCCCTCGCTCCATACCGAAAACCTGACGATCCGCTTTGGCGGGCACACCGCTGTCGACAACGTCACCTGCGCCTTCAGGCCGGGCGAGCTGACCGTGATCGTCGGTCCCAACGGCGCCGGCAAGACGACATGGTTCAACCTCGTCTCCGGCCAGCTGCGGCCGAGCGAGGGGCGTATCTTCAAGGACGGGCAGGACATCACCGGGCTCGCGCCCTCGGCGCGCGCCAAGGCCGGCATCGGCCGCGCCTTCCAGCTCACCAACCTGTTTCCCCGGTTGTCGGTACTCGAAAACGTCCGCCTCGCCGTGCAGGCCCGGCAGGGCGCCGGGCCGAGCATCATGCGCCGCGCTGCCGCGCTTCACGACGTCCGCGCCGAAGCCGCCCGCCATCTCGAAAGCGCTAGGCTTGCCGCGGTCGCCGACTATCCCGCTGCCGCGCTGCCGCATGGCGATCAGCGCAAGCTCGAGGTCGCCATGCTGGTTGCCATGCAGCCCGACATCTACATGTTCGATGAGCCGACTGCCGGCATGTCGGTCGACGAGGCGCCGGCAATCCTCGACCTGATCGCCGAAATCAAGAAGGACACGTCCAAGACCGTGCTCCTGGTCGAGCACAAGATGGATGTGGTGCGGGCGCTCGCCGACCGCATCGTCGTCCTGCACAACGGCGAACTCGTCGCCGACGGCAAGCCCGACGAGGTCATGGCGCTCGACATCGTGCGCGAGATCTATCTCGGCGTCGGCGCCGACGAGGAGGCCGCGTGA
- a CDS encoding ABC transporter ATP-binding protein, with translation MSDAILRLDDVHTDIAQYQILHGVSFDVPEGGVHVLLGRNGAGKTTTLRTIMGLWRARKGAIVFRHHDITAMPTPDIARLGIAFVPENMGIFGGLTVEENMRLATTSGQFDKDRLDRVFALFPAMEKFWAKQAFALSGGQKQMLAISRAIIEKREMILIDEPTKGLAPAIIRAMIDAFREIAAETTILLVEQNFLFARSLGRGVTVIDDGRIVHDGDMAALAADEGLQTRLLSLSLEAH, from the coding sequence ATGAGCGACGCCATCCTTAGGCTCGACGACGTCCACACCGATATCGCCCAGTACCAGATCCTGCATGGCGTTTCCTTCGACGTGCCGGAAGGTGGTGTTCACGTGCTTCTCGGCCGCAACGGCGCCGGCAAGACGACGACGCTGCGCACCATCATGGGGCTGTGGCGGGCGCGCAAGGGAGCAATCGTCTTCCGCCATCACGACATCACCGCCATGCCGACGCCCGACATCGCTCGTCTCGGCATCGCTTTCGTCCCGGAGAACATGGGCATTTTCGGCGGCCTCACCGTCGAGGAGAACATGCGTTTGGCGACCACTTCGGGTCAGTTCGACAAGGACCGGCTCGACCGCGTCTTCGCGCTGTTCCCGGCGATGGAAAAGTTCTGGGCGAAGCAGGCTTTTGCGCTCTCCGGCGGCCAGAAACAGATGCTCGCCATCTCGCGCGCCATCATCGAGAAGCGTGAGATGATCCTGATCGACGAGCCGACCAAGGGCCTTGCCCCGGCGATCATCCGCGCCATGATCGACGCCTTCCGGGAGATCGCCGCCGAGACCACCATCCTGCTGGTCGAGCAGAATTTTCTTTTTGCCCGTTCGCTGGGCCGTGGCGTCACCGTCATCGACGACGGTCGCATTGTTCATGACGGTGACATGGCAGCCCTCGCCGCGGACGAGGGTTTGCAGACCAGACTGCTCAGCCTTTCGCTTGAAGCGCATTGA
- a CDS encoding branched-chain amino acid ABC transporter permease, producing MMNAFSEMLSRLGGVYLLPVAIALLAFVLIGAPSTWVTLTVAGLAMGMMIFLMASGLSLIFGLMDVLNFGHSAFVSFGAFIAASALAALAGWVGGESAVLNVAALILAIAAATAFGAGAGWFFERVIVKPVYKDHLRQILITIGALIVAEQLLLAIWGGAPVAVPRPRVLDGSLIIGDVAIEIYRIFAFLLGLLVYVAMHYALNRTRIGLLIRAGVENREMVEALGFRIDRLFIGVFMAGSALAAMGGAMWAGYQGLITPALGGELMILVFIVVIIGGLGSIEGSLLGAILVGLLSNYVAFLFPKLSLASNMILMMAILLWRPFGLKPAIRG from the coding sequence ATGATGAACGCGTTCTCCGAAATGCTGAGCCGCCTCGGCGGCGTCTACCTCCTGCCCGTCGCGATCGCGCTCCTCGCCTTCGTGCTCATCGGCGCGCCGTCGACCTGGGTCACGCTGACCGTCGCCGGGCTCGCCATGGGCATGATGATCTTCCTGATGGCGTCGGGCCTGTCACTCATCTTCGGGCTGATGGACGTCCTCAATTTCGGCCACTCCGCCTTCGTCTCGTTCGGCGCCTTCATCGCCGCGTCGGCACTGGCGGCGCTGGCCGGTTGGGTCGGCGGCGAAAGTGCCGTGCTCAACGTCGCGGCGCTGATTCTCGCCATCGCCGCTGCCACCGCCTTCGGGGCCGGGGCTGGCTGGTTCTTCGAGCGCGTCATCGTCAAGCCCGTCTACAAGGACCATCTGCGCCAGATCCTGATCACCATTGGCGCGCTGATCGTCGCCGAGCAGCTTCTGCTGGCGATCTGGGGCGGCGCCCCGGTCGCGGTGCCGCGTCCGCGCGTGCTCGACGGCTCGCTGATCATCGGCGACGTGGCGATCGAGATCTACCGCATCTTTGCCTTCCTGCTCGGGCTTCTGGTCTACGTCGCCATGCATTATGCGCTCAACCGCACCCGCATCGGGCTGCTGATCCGTGCAGGCGTCGAGAACCGCGAGATGGTGGAAGCGCTCGGCTTCCGCATCGACCGGCTGTTCATCGGCGTCTTCATGGCCGGGTCGGCATTGGCCGCGATGGGCGGCGCCATGTGGGCCGGTTATCAGGGACTGATCACGCCGGCGCTCGGTGGGGAACTGATGATCCTGGTCTTCATCGTCGTCATCATCGGCGGCCTCGGCTCCATCGAGGGATCGCTCCTCGGCGCCATCCTGGTCGGGCTCCTCTCCAACTATGTCGCCTTCCTGTTCCCGAAGCTCTCGCTCGCCTCCAACATGATCCTGATGATGGCGATCCTGCTGTGGCGTCCGTTCGGGCTCAAGCCGGCGATCAGGGGGTAG
- a CDS encoding branched-chain amino acid ABC transporter permease, with protein MSDQSISDLASAPARPRRIPVGRLAVYAIALAIGLCLAFAPFLFPDVRAQEVAARICVFIVLVASYDLLIGYTGIVSFAHTMFFGLGAYGTSMALKSWGPGWDAIIIGGGAGVVAAFVLAVLIGMLSLRVKAIFFAMVTLAAASVMMVLANQLSDFTGGEDGFTYQVPRLFSPAFKLLTDADGKTLRFFDVAINGKIAAYYFVFVGSFLLFLFMMRIVASPMGTVLQAIRENELRAEAIGYRVVGYRTAIFCISAVIAALAGVLRAVWLKYVGPEVVLSFAIMIDILLMVVIGGMGTLIGAVIGVVLMSLAQFYLKDLMEVAAEATAGVPLLPELLNPDRWLLWLGVLFILLVYFFPAGIAGTLMKKGNH; from the coding sequence ATGTCCGACCAGTCGATCTCCGACCTTGCTTCCGCGCCGGCACGCCCGCGCCGCATTCCCGTCGGCCGCCTCGCGGTCTACGCCATTGCGCTGGCGATCGGGCTCTGCCTTGCCTTCGCGCCGTTCCTGTTTCCCGATGTCCGCGCCCAGGAGGTTGCCGCGCGCATCTGCGTCTTCATCGTCCTGGTCGCCAGCTACGATCTCCTGATCGGCTACACTGGCATCGTCTCCTTCGCCCACACCATGTTCTTCGGCCTCGGTGCCTATGGCACCTCCATGGCTCTGAAGAGCTGGGGCCCGGGCTGGGACGCCATTATCATCGGCGGCGGCGCCGGGGTCGTTGCCGCCTTCGTGCTGGCGGTGCTGATCGGCATGCTGTCGCTGCGCGTCAAGGCGATCTTCTTCGCGATGGTCACGCTCGCCGCCGCCTCGGTGATGATGGTGCTTGCCAATCAGCTGTCGGATTTCACCGGCGGCGAGGACGGCTTCACCTACCAGGTGCCGCGGCTGTTCTCGCCGGCCTTCAAGCTCTTGACCGACGCCGACGGAAAGACGCTGCGTTTCTTCGATGTCGCTATCAACGGCAAGATCGCCGCCTACTATTTCGTCTTCGTCGGCAGCTTTCTCCTCTTCCTCTTCATGATGCGCATCGTCGCCTCGCCGATGGGCACCGTGCTGCAGGCGATCCGCGAGAACGAATTGCGCGCCGAGGCTATCGGCTACCGCGTCGTCGGCTACCGGACCGCGATCTTTTGCATCTCCGCCGTCATCGCCGCGCTCGCCGGCGTTCTGCGTGCCGTCTGGCTCAAATATGTCGGGCCCGAGGTCGTACTCTCCTTCGCGATCATGATCGACATCCTGCTGATGGTGGTGATCGGCGGCATGGGCACGCTGATCGGCGCCGTCATCGGCGTTGTGCTGATGAGCCTCGCCCAGTTCTACCTCAAGGACCTGATGGAGGTCGCGGCGGAGGCGACTGCCGGCGTGCCGCTCTTGCCCGAGCTCCTCAATCCCGACCGCTGGCTGTTGTGGCTCGGCGTGCTGTTCATCCTGCTGGTGTATTTTTTCCCGGCGGGAATCGCGGGAACCCTCATGAAAAAGGGAAACCATTGA
- a CDS encoding alpha/beta fold hydrolase — MHSPRSTYVPAAGHELHVTEWGDPARPALVMWHGLARTGRDFDEAAAALSDEYFVLCPDTLGRGLSSWSRPGGGDYSYKTFGDTALAMLKHYGINRLRWVGTSMGGLIGVTLAAGALKDRISHLVVNDIGPDIPAEGSGRIASYVGNPPVYDTVAELEAWLRENYAPFGANTDAFWRRMADTSMRRTDSGKVTVHYDPAIVTQFTLHKGDLDVWDKYDAVTARSLLLRGAASDVLPAAVAEEMTRRGPKPRLVTFPDCGHAPTLASEAEIALLREFLAQ; from the coding sequence ATGCATTCGCCACGCTCGACCTATGTTCCCGCCGCCGGGCACGAGCTGCACGTCACCGAGTGGGGCGATCCGGCCCGTCCGGCGCTCGTCATGTGGCACGGGCTGGCCCGCACCGGCCGCGATTTCGACGAGGCCGCCGCCGCCCTATCCGACGAATATTTCGTGCTCTGCCCGGACACGCTCGGGCGCGGCCTGTCGAGCTGGTCGCGGCCCGGCGGCGGCGACTATTCGTACAAGACCTTCGGTGACACCGCGCTTGCCATGCTGAAACACTATGGCATCAACCGGCTGCGCTGGGTCGGCACCTCGATGGGCGGGCTGATCGGGGTAACGCTCGCCGCCGGCGCCTTGAAGGATCGCATCAGCCACCTCGTCGTCAACGATATCGGTCCCGACATTCCCGCCGAGGGCAGCGGCCGCATCGCTTCCTATGTAGGCAATCCGCCGGTCTATGATACCGTTGCCGAGCTTGAGGCCTGGCTGCGCGAGAACTACGCGCCCTTTGGCGCCAACACGGACGCTTTCTGGCGCCGCATGGCCGACACCTCTATGCGCCGTACCGATTCCGGCAAGGTGACGGTCCATTACGACCCGGCGATCGTCACCCAGTTCACGCTCCACAAGGGCGACCTCGACGTCTGGGACAAATATGACGCCGTCACCGCCAGGAGCCTGCTCTTGCGCGGCGCCGCCTCAGACGTGTTGCCGGCAGCCGTCGCCGAGGAGATGACCCGACGCGGCCCCAAACCGCGGCTGGTGACCTTTCCCGATTGCGGCCATGCTCCGACGCTGGCGAGCGAGGCGGAAATTGCCCTTCTGCGCGAGTTCTTGGCCCAGTAG
- a CDS encoding host attachment protein gives MALAKLETGTWVLVADGERALFLRNEGTAFEPRLEVVDRAQQENPPTHDQGTDRPGRLNDGSDHHRSAVQETDWHRIAKERFADEIADKVSALALKDAFKQIVLVAQPHVLGELRKKLHKEAEGRIKAEVPKTLTNHSLPEIEKVLMDG, from the coding sequence ATGGCGCTCGCGAAACTGGAAACCGGCACCTGGGTGCTCGTGGCAGACGGCGAAAGGGCACTGTTCCTGCGCAACGAAGGGACGGCCTTCGAGCCCCGGCTCGAAGTGGTCGACCGGGCCCAACAGGAAAACCCGCCAACGCATGATCAGGGCACCGACCGCCCGGGGCGGCTCAATGACGGGTCGGACCACCATCGCAGCGCCGTCCAGGAAACCGATTGGCACCGCATCGCCAAGGAGCGCTTTGCCGACGAGATCGCGGACAAGGTCTCTGCCCTCGCGCTGAAGGATGCCTTCAAGCAGATCGTGCTGGTCGCGCAGCCGCATGTGCTGGGTGAACTGCGCAAGAAGCTGCACAAGGAGGCGGAAGGGCGGATAAAGGCGGAAGTGCCGAAGACCCTGACCAACCACTCCCTGCCGGAGATCGAAAAGGTTCTGATGGACGGCTGA
- the cysG gene encoding siroheme synthase CysG, with amino-acid sequence MAADAGKLNTFPVFMRVEDRTVVIVGGGEEALAKARLVAQCTARIRLVAEQPASELAAFARRFDAEFITEPYRDAHLDGAVLVFAATGDEAADGRIVADARLRKIPVNAVDRPQICDFLTPAIVNRAPVAVAIGTEGAGPVLAQMIRARIDRMLSPALGPLARMAAAYRDAVERLLPRGSVRRRFWRDFFEGEPARLMEIGHISEAQEAAERLLHQETAQRGHVALVGAGPGAEDLLTLRAQRLLMLADVILFDALVPEAVVEMGRRDAERVAVGKRKGCHSKSQAEINAMLVAYGEAGKRVVRLKSGDPLVFGRAGEEMQALRDAGIDYEVVPGVTAAFAAAADFELPLTLRGVTSSMVFTTGHDLKGNTLPDWARLAISGATVAVYMGRSVAAEVAGRLIASGLSSDTSVAVVENASLSGRRLYHGTLADLPALQDRADLTGPVMTIIGDAVAGANFDRSTPLAARRTAAMAA; translated from the coding sequence ATGGCTGCGGACGCAGGCAAGCTGAACACCTTTCCCGTCTTCATGCGGGTCGAGGACCGGACCGTCGTCATCGTCGGTGGCGGCGAGGAAGCGCTCGCCAAGGCGCGGCTCGTCGCGCAGTGCACGGCCAGAATCCGCCTCGTCGCCGAGCAGCCCGCGTCAGAACTCGCGGCCTTCGCACGACGTTTCGACGCCGAGTTCATCACTGAGCCCTATCGCGATGCGCATCTGGACGGTGCCGTGCTGGTCTTCGCCGCGACTGGCGACGAGGCCGCCGACGGCCGCATCGTCGCCGATGCGCGGTTGCGGAAGATCCCGGTCAACGCCGTCGACCGCCCGCAGATCTGCGATTTCCTGACCCCGGCCATCGTCAATCGCGCCCCCGTCGCGGTGGCGATCGGCACCGAAGGCGCCGGGCCCGTGCTCGCCCAGATGATCCGCGCCCGCATCGACCGCATGCTTTCGCCGGCACTCGGCCCGCTGGCGCGCATGGCCGCCGCCTACCGCGACGCGGTCGAGCGGCTTTTGCCGCGCGGCAGCGTGCGGCGGCGCTTCTGGCGCGACTTCTTCGAAGGCGAGCCTGCCCGGCTGATGGAGATCGGCCACATCTCCGAGGCGCAGGAGGCCGCCGAACGGCTGCTGCATCAGGAGACTGCCCAGCGCGGCCACGTCGCGCTGGTCGGCGCGGGGCCCGGCGCCGAGGACCTTCTCACCTTGCGTGCCCAGCGCCTGCTCATGCTGGCCGACGTCATCCTCTTCGACGCGCTCGTGCCCGAAGCGGTTGTCGAGATGGGCCGGCGCGATGCGGAGCGTGTCGCGGTCGGCAAGCGCAAGGGCTGCCACTCCAAGTCGCAGGCCGAGATCAACGCCATGCTGGTCGCCTACGGCGAGGCCGGCAAGCGCGTGGTGCGCCTGAAGAGCGGCGATCCGCTGGTTTTCGGCCGCGCCGGCGAGGAAATGCAGGCGCTGCGCGATGCCGGCATTGATTACGAGGTCGTGCCCGGCGTGACTGCCGCCTTTGCCGCTGCTGCCGATTTCGAGCTGCCGCTGACCTTGCGTGGGGTAACCTCCTCGATGGTCTTCACCACGGGTCACGACCTCAAGGGCAACACCTTGCCCGACTGGGCGCGCCTCGCCATCTCCGGTGCCACCGTCGCCGTCTATATGGGCCGCTCGGTCGCCGCCGAGGTCGCCGGCCGGCTGATCGCGTCGGGCCTTTCGTCCGACACGTCCGTCGCCGTGGTCGAGAACGCCAGCCTGTCAGGCCGGCGGCTCTATCACGGCACCCTCGCCGACCTGCCCGCGCTCCAGGACCGCGCTGACCTGACCGGCCCGGTCATGACCATCATCGGCGATGCGGTGGCCGGCGCCAATTTCGACCGCTCGACCCCGCTCGCCGCCCGCAGGACCGCGGCAATGGCGGCCTGA